A genomic region of Desulfosarcina ovata subsp. ovata contains the following coding sequences:
- a CDS encoding alkaline phosphatase family protein, whose product MTEHLVVFNVVGLSPKYLNLLRELPNFSDLMSNGLAVPVDPVFPALTLPAQASLVTGSWPEQHGIVANGFYDRNRMEVSFWDQHRFLVQGRPLWERIKRRRPDMTTAVLFWQNTLHGQADIIVTPKPMHAEHELIQWCYSKPVGYYESLVEEIGPFNLFDYWGPFASPNASRWIIDSAVATMRRHRPHLMMVYLPHLDYSCQKYGPDDSRVVEDLKIADTLIGNFRDALGDMGLDDRTTLAVVSEYALSPVSDAVSPNRILRDAGLLAVREIQGREYLDIEFSRAFAMVDHQIAHVYVHDENDCDAVASLLQGTPGIQALWDGERKHRAHVNHRRSGELIVLADPDRWLAYYWWLDSGKAPDFADHVDIHRKPGYDPLELFIDEKTFKIFSDTTLIKGSHGLPARDRDQMAMLMIGGDAGERMELTEPVPMVDVSAILEQVLIS is encoded by the coding sequence GTGACCGAACATCTGGTAGTATTCAATGTCGTGGGGCTTTCCCCAAAATATCTCAACCTGTTGAGGGAACTGCCCAACTTTTCGGATCTGATGAGCAACGGTCTGGCAGTCCCTGTGGACCCTGTCTTTCCTGCCTTGACCCTGCCGGCCCAGGCTTCCCTCGTAACCGGAAGCTGGCCGGAACAGCATGGCATCGTCGCCAACGGGTTTTATGACCGGAATCGGATGGAAGTGAGTTTTTGGGACCAGCACCGATTTCTGGTTCAGGGCCGGCCGCTGTGGGAGCGTATCAAGCGGCGGCGGCCGGACATGACCACTGCGGTCCTCTTCTGGCAGAACACCCTGCACGGGCAAGCCGACATCATCGTCACCCCCAAGCCCATGCACGCCGAGCATGAACTGATCCAGTGGTGCTATTCCAAACCCGTCGGGTATTATGAATCACTGGTCGAAGAGATCGGGCCGTTCAACTTGTTCGATTACTGGGGACCTTTTGCATCTCCAAACGCCTCTCGCTGGATCATCGACAGTGCCGTTGCCACCATGCGTCGCCACCGACCGCATCTGATGATGGTCTATCTGCCCCATCTGGACTACTCCTGCCAGAAATACGGTCCCGATGACTCCCGGGTGGTCGAAGATCTTAAAATCGCCGATACGCTGATCGGCAATTTCAGGGACGCCCTTGGCGATATGGGACTTGATGATCGCACGACGCTGGCCGTGGTTTCGGAATACGCCCTCTCGCCCGTTTCCGATGCCGTTTCACCCAATCGTATTCTCAGGGATGCGGGACTGTTGGCCGTCCGGGAAATCCAAGGCCGAGAATACCTGGACATTGAATTCAGCCGGGCGTTTGCCATGGTGGATCACCAGATCGCCCATGTCTATGTGCACGATGAGAACGATTGTGATGCGGTTGCCTCTCTCTTGCAAGGCACACCGGGCATTCAAGCCTTATGGGACGGGGAAAGAAAGCACCGCGCCCATGTCAATCATCGGAGGTCCGGCGAATTGATCGTCCTGGCCGACCCGGATCGATGGTTGGCCTATTATTGGTGGTTGGATTCCGGGAAAGCCCCGGATTTCGCCGATCATGTGGATATTCACCGCAAGCCGGGCTACGATCCGCTGGAACTGTTCATTGACGAGAAAACGTTCAAGATCTTCTCGGACACGACGCTGATCAAAGGCAGTCACGGTCTTCCCGCTCGGGATCGAGACCAGATGGCCATGCTGATGATCGGCGGAGACGCCGGGGAGCGAATGGAATTGACCGAACCCGTCCCGATGGTCGATGTATCCGCGATCCTTGAACAGGTGCTCATCTCCTGA
- a CDS encoding transposase: MRDEKFFMYPKFEWQRRYEALRSLFVDRLPHKVVADRFGYSPGYIRLLKHQFVHGKIDLAEPVTLGKVQRRRVSAETRGKIVQWRKMGLSSGQITELLSDDGVEISVRTVERVIAEEGFPKLSRRTRIRTGKTVKGAEIPEKSESLTLSDLDGQRLTSETAGVFLFAPFLCQLDLAGIVNSARLPGSKVIPAVNYLLSFLGLKLIGTERYAHVTDHAFDPVLGLFAGLNRLPKCTAMSTYSYSLDKGHIQRIQTAFIKNATKLGLYDGQFVNLDFHTVPHFGDESVLEKHWAGARGKRMKGALTLFAQDSKSKLILYTDADIKSSESDNQVLEFLSFWKSIKRGVKPTLVFDSKFTSYSKLSELNSNHDVKFITLRRRGGKMIHNIDKLEGWKKIHIPHEKRKYPNPLVHESSITLRHYTGKLRQIIVRGNGREKPTFLITNDFDMSLELLIGNYARRWRVENGIAEAVKFFHLNALSSPILTKVQFDIALTMVADTLYTMLAKKLRGFEDCDAPKIYRHFVRGKGDITIDGQTVTVKYPKRAHNPILRQVPWNKLPLRLPGVSGTKLTLNFG; encoded by the coding sequence ATGCGTGATGAAAAATTTTTCATGTATCCCAAATTCGAATGGCAGCGACGATATGAGGCTTTGAGGTCGCTATTTGTTGATCGACTTCCGCACAAGGTTGTCGCGGATAGGTTCGGTTACTCTCCAGGATATATACGGCTGCTAAAGCATCAATTTGTGCATGGGAAAATCGATCTTGCTGAACCGGTTACATTAGGCAAGGTACAAAGAAGACGTGTTTCGGCTGAGACCAGAGGCAAAATAGTCCAATGGCGGAAAATGGGGCTTTCTTCTGGTCAAATCACCGAACTTCTAAGCGATGACGGAGTGGAAATCTCCGTTAGGACTGTCGAGCGGGTCATCGCCGAGGAAGGGTTTCCCAAATTGTCCCGGCGCACGCGTATCAGAACCGGTAAGACGGTCAAAGGCGCAGAAATTCCAGAAAAATCCGAAAGTTTGACCTTATCCGATCTCGATGGCCAGCGTCTAACTTCCGAAACCGCCGGCGTTTTTCTTTTTGCGCCCTTTCTATGTCAGCTTGACCTTGCAGGTATCGTGAATTCTGCCAGACTTCCCGGCAGCAAGGTGATTCCAGCGGTAAACTACTTGCTTTCATTTCTTGGTCTGAAACTGATCGGCACGGAACGATATGCCCACGTCACAGATCATGCCTTTGATCCTGTTCTAGGGCTTTTCGCTGGACTCAACAGATTGCCTAAATGTACGGCCATGTCCACCTACTCATACTCACTTGATAAAGGGCATATCCAGCGGATACAAACGGCATTTATAAAAAATGCCACAAAATTGGGCCTTTACGACGGTCAATTTGTCAATCTTGATTTTCATACAGTACCCCATTTCGGCGATGAATCAGTCCTGGAAAAACATTGGGCCGGGGCGCGGGGCAAACGCATGAAGGGTGCGTTAACCCTTTTTGCCCAAGACAGCAAATCAAAGCTCATCCTTTACACTGATGCCGATATAAAAAGCAGCGAATCGGATAACCAGGTTCTTGAGTTTTTGTCTTTTTGGAAATCAATTAAGCGAGGCGTCAAACCAACACTCGTCTTCGATTCGAAATTTACGTCATACTCCAAGCTTTCCGAACTCAATTCGAATCACGATGTGAAATTTATCACGCTTCGTCGTCGAGGCGGAAAAATGATTCACAATATTGACAAGTTGGAAGGATGGAAAAAAATACACATCCCTCATGAGAAAAGGAAATATCCCAACCCACTGGTACACGAATCGTCCATAACGCTCAGACATTACACCGGAAAATTACGACAAATCATTGTCCGTGGTAATGGCCGCGAGAAGCCCACCTTTCTTATCACCAATGATTTTGACATGTCTTTGGAGTTGTTGATCGGAAACTACGCCAGAAGATGGCGAGTCGAAAATGGCATAGCAGAGGCCGTCAAATTCTTTCACTTGAATGCTCTATCATCGCCCATCCTTACAAAGGTACAATTCGACATCGCTTTGACAATGGTCGCTGACACCCTTTACACCATGCTCGCAAAAAAACTTCGAGGGTTCGAAGATTGCGATGCTCCAAAAATCTATCGGCATTTCGTACGGGGCAAGGGCGATATCACTATTGATGGGCAAACCGTAACCGTCAAATATCCCAAACGCGCCCACAATCCGATCCTTCGTCAGGTGCCTTGGAATAAATTACCGCTACGCTTGCCTGGTGTGAGTGGTACAAAGCTAACCTTAAATTTTGGCTAA
- a CDS encoding sugar phosphate isomerase/epimerase family protein, with protein MFRLGYNTNGFAHHRLADAIAIIGQLEYDCVAITLDHGALDPWDPSLDQQLRDVKRQLDHLGLSCVIETGARFLLNPWEKHEPTLLSDGDGKRFQRMEFLKRVVDIAVELDAAAVSFWSGAKPENVEKDLAWKWLVDGCRQLSNYASDKGMPLGFEPEPGMFIETLTDFKRLKTRVGNSVFQLTLDVGHALITEPISVAECIRQYRADIINIHLEDMKKDRHNHLFFGDGEVDFLSVFQALQEINYSGPVCVELSRHSHQAVETARSAKTFLSEYLQFSISDSDTSSPRCRLGA; from the coding sequence ATGTTTCGCTTGGGCTACAATACCAACGGGTTCGCCCACCATCGGCTGGCCGATGCTATAGCGATTATCGGCCAGTTGGAATATGACTGTGTGGCCATCACCCTGGATCATGGGGCGTTAGATCCATGGGACCCATCCTTGGATCAACAGCTCCGGGATGTAAAGCGCCAGCTCGATCATCTTGGACTTTCATGTGTCATCGAGACAGGGGCCCGTTTTCTCCTCAACCCGTGGGAGAAGCACGAACCCACGCTTCTGTCAGATGGTGATGGGAAGCGCTTTCAACGGATGGAATTCCTGAAACGGGTGGTTGATATCGCGGTGGAACTGGATGCCGCGGCGGTATCCTTCTGGTCCGGTGCTAAGCCAGAAAACGTCGAAAAAGATCTTGCATGGAAGTGGTTGGTGGACGGATGCCGACAATTGTCGAATTATGCATCCGATAAGGGGATGCCTCTGGGATTCGAACCTGAGCCCGGGATGTTCATTGAAACGCTAACGGATTTTAAACGATTAAAAACTCGAGTGGGCAACTCTGTTTTCCAACTCACCCTGGACGTGGGCCACGCCTTGATTACCGAACCTATCAGTGTTGCCGAATGCATCAGGCAATACAGGGCTGATATCATCAATATCCACCTCGAGGACATGAAAAAAGACCGGCACAACCATCTGTTCTTCGGAGATGGCGAGGTCGATTTCCTATCTGTTTTTCAAGCGCTGCAGGAGATCAACTACAGCGGTCCGGTGTGTGTGGAATTGAGCCGCCACAGTCATCAGGCCGTCGAAACGGCAAGGTCGGCAAAAACATTCTTGTCCGAATATCTCCAATTTTCTATTTCTGATTCCGATACGTCTTCCCCGAGATGCCGACTTGGCGCATGA
- a CDS encoding AAA family ATPase, with amino-acid sequence MQTAKYPEIDLLPAGFSLADMETKLVATRDFHYYRTDKLGEVHNQYDAVLIDSPPHLR; translated from the coding sequence ATTCAAACGGCGAAATATCCAGAGATCGACCTCCTCCCCGCCGGTTTTAGCCTCGCCGACATGGAAACCAAATTGGTTGCAACAAGGGATTTCCATTATTACCGTACCGACAAGCTGGGCGAAGTCCATAATCAATATGATGCCGTTCTGATCGATTCACCACCCCATCTAAGATAG